The genomic window TCCATAATCGTGGTTGCCGCAGCTTCTAACACAACGTCTTTAATACCGGCTTTGTCTGCAGCACCAACCGGGTGGAACGGATCAAATTGGATTTCTATGTGTAGTCCATTATGTTTGAACAGCAAACACGTTGGAGCGTTGATTTGGCCTTGAAAACCGATGAATTGCTCTGGATTTGCTAGCTTCACTTGCGTCGAGTCACGCAACGTAACGACCAATTCTTCATTGATGAGTGCGTAATTCGTGCTTTCGATGTGAGAGCCACTGACCAGCGGCAACACTTTATCTAAAAACTGCCTCGCATAAGCCATCACCTTGAATCCACGCACGGGGTTGTAACTGTTCGTGCGTTCTGCACCATCCTCTTCGCTGAGTACATCCGTGCCATACAGCGCATCATACAAACTACCCCAACGCGCGTTTGCTGCGTTCAAAGCGAATCGAGCGTTGCTCACTGGCACAACAAGTTGCGGTGCGGCAGTGAGGGCGATTTCAGGTTCGACGTGCTCAGTCTGAATCGCAAAAGGCGCTGGTTCGTTCACTAAATAGCCGATAGCCTCCAAAAATGTCCGATATTCATCCATGCTATAACTCGAATTAGCACGATGAAATTCATCAATTTTGTTCTGTAAATCATCTCTTTTTGCTAACAGTGCACGATTGATAGGCGAAAGCGAGATGATGAGTGACGCGAACTTCGACCAGAACGCGTCTACAGCGATGCCCGTACCTGGCAACGCTTCTTGGTTAATAAACTGATAGAGTGCAGGGTGAATTGAGAGGCCTGCATGTTGCACCATGTTAGTCATGAGCAATTCCTTCACATAATTTTGAACGGGTTAATAAAAACCATACCCGAAAATGCCCAAAAACAAACCACCTTTACCATTCACAAAAAATATAGCCAGAATAACAACTATAAATTTAAAAAATCATCAAAACAGGCCTAGGTTGTAATTAAGCGCTACGGGACCTCTCACTCAACCCAGTAAGCGCAAGGTTTAAGTTTGAAATTACTGTTTACCCGTTCAAAGGATACCGATTATGACTCGCTACCAAACACAACTAGACACGTTTGCTACGCTTTGTGAACGTCAAGGCAACGCTTGGAAATCAATTGACCCAGAATTTGCAAACCGCATGAACTTACAAAACCGCTTTAAAACGGGTTTAGACATCGCAAAATACACGGCGAAAATCATGCGCGAAGATATGGCAGCCTACGACCTAGATTCATCTCAATACACACAATCTTTGGGGTGCTGGCATGGTTTCGTTGCTCAACAAATGTTGATGGCTGTAAAACGTCACAGAAAAACAACGAAACGTGCGTATGTTTATTTAAGTGGTTGGATGGTCGCAGCACTACGCTCGGAATTTGGACCACTTCCAGACCAAAGTATGCATGAGAAAACCTCCGTTCCTGCTCTCATCGAGGAAATTTATACCTTCTTGAAACAGGCTGATGCTCGAGAGCTTGACCACCTTTACAAAGAACTTGATTTGGCACGTGCAACCGGTGGCGATGTTGACGCAGTGCTAGCTAAAATCGATAACTTCGAGACGCATGTTGTACCAATTATTGCCGACATTGACGCAGGTTTTGGGAATGAGGAAGCAACCTATTTACTCGCGAAGAAGATGATTGAAGCGGGCGCTTGTGCAATCCAAATTGAAAACCAAGTGTCTGATGCGAAACAGTGTGGCCACCAAGCGGGTAAAGTGACCGTACCGCACGAAGATTTCTTGGCAAAAATTAACGCCGTACGCTACGCCTTTTTAGAGCTTGGCGTAGAAGATGGCGTAATTGTTGCGCGTACCGACTCGCTTGGTGCCAGCCTGACTCAAAAAGTACCGGTATCACGTCGCCCTGGCGATTTAGCGAGTCAATACACGGCATTTTTAGACACGACACCAATCACAAATATTGCTGATTTAGAAGAAGGTGATATGGCCATCAAATTAAATGGTGAATTGTGCAAACCAGTGCGCTTAGATAATGGACTTTACCAATTCCGAGAGGGTACAGAAAAAGATCGAGTAGTACTAGATTGCGTTACAAGCCTACAAGCTGGCGCGGATCTGTTATGGATTGAAACTGAAAAGCCTAACGTGAAACAAATTGCAGAACTTGTGAACCGAGTACGTGAGCAAGTACCGAATGCTAAATTGGTCTACAACAATTCACCTAGCTTTAACTGGACACTGAAATTCCGTGAGCAAGTGTATTCTGATTGGAAAGCAGCAGGTAAAGATTTAAGTGCGTATCCAAACCCTGCAACGGATGCCAAAGCGCTGATGGCAAAAGAGATGGATGGAACAGAGTTAGCCGCTGCTGCAGACGAGCTAGTACAACAATTCCAACGTGACGGCGCTCGTGAAGCCGGTATTTTCCATCACCTTATCACTTTACCAACGTATCACACGGCCGCACTTAGCACGGATATTCTGTCGGAAGGCTATTTTGGTGACTTAGGGATGCTTGCGTACGTACGAGATGTTCAACGTCAAGAAATTCGCCGCGAACAAGCTTCGGTAAAACACCAAGACTTAGCTGGTTCAAATATAGGTGACACGCATAAGGAATACTTCTCTGGCGAAAATGCGCTTAAAGCGGGTGGTGAAGCCAACACCATGAACCAATTCTAAGGGGAGTGTTCTCCTAGGATGTTATAATCAGTTCCCTTTCAAAGGGCCCTCTCGGGCCCTTTTATTTTCCCTGCGTCACGCTAGATCACCTTTTTACCAACCCTTAAAACATCCGAATTCGAATGAATATCCGGTCAAGGCATTTCTATATTTATCAGTATCTTACAAAAATATGGTTAGACCTATATAGAGTGAAACGGTTGAGTTCAGAACGATTTTTTACGTACTGACACAACGCACTGACTCTCTCAGCACCACATTGAACCATTGTCCAAAGAGCAACAAAGAATAAAAGACCAACTGTAAAGGGGGTTTACAATTTCTCTCCATATTTTGAACACATTTAGAAAGTAGATTAAACGTAGGTCAATGGGGATAAAAATCGAATGAAATCAATACGCGCTTTCTTATTGAGTTCTGCATTAGTATTTTGCGCGCAATCTAAAGCAATACCGGAATCGATACAAGAGCAAATTAATCAGGGTAACCTTACTCAAGCACTAGACGCATTGAGACAGGAGCCAGCCGTCACTTACGCGTCAAAAATAGACGTCGATACGACCATTGCAAAAATCTACCGTCTACAATCACGCTATCAAGATGCCCT from Pseudoalteromonas xiamenensis includes these protein-coding regions:
- a CDS encoding isocitrate lyase, giving the protein MTRYQTQLDTFATLCERQGNAWKSIDPEFANRMNLQNRFKTGLDIAKYTAKIMREDMAAYDLDSSQYTQSLGCWHGFVAQQMLMAVKRHRKTTKRAYVYLSGWMVAALRSEFGPLPDQSMHEKTSVPALIEEIYTFLKQADARELDHLYKELDLARATGGDVDAVLAKIDNFETHVVPIIADIDAGFGNEEATYLLAKKMIEAGACAIQIENQVSDAKQCGHQAGKVTVPHEDFLAKINAVRYAFLELGVEDGVIVARTDSLGASLTQKVPVSRRPGDLASQYTAFLDTTPITNIADLEEGDMAIKLNGELCKPVRLDNGLYQFREGTEKDRVVLDCVTSLQAGADLLWIETEKPNVKQIAELVNRVREQVPNAKLVYNNSPSFNWTLKFREQVYSDWKAAGKDLSAYPNPATDAKALMAKEMDGTELAAAADELVQQFQRDGAREAGIFHHLITLPTYHTAALSTDILSEGYFGDLGMLAYVRDVQRQEIRREQASVKHQDLAGSNIGDTHKEYFSGENALKAGGEANTMNQF